The Pseudopipra pipra isolate bDixPip1 chromosome 6, bDixPip1.hap1, whole genome shotgun sequence genome includes a region encoding these proteins:
- the SLC6A5 gene encoding sodium- and chloride-dependent glycine transporter 2: protein MDYASQRDMSKQVVNNPEPVARGLNEGAGVVRISPENEPQNAPPQTPAATARLPRSLSNDNKTLPSEEAKPNDFERTKVGICKLSSTPVQANSTLRRESVEAFPCKHSPGVGTAGQAAIPHCKIPALQSTDGDANLSLGKSTLEQNSTKGAWVTLSQSTVVLGTDGNTSVLPGRVEGEDDVGDENKARGNWSSKLDFILSMVGYAVGLGNVWRFPYLAFKNGGGAFLIPYLMMLALAGIPIFFLEVSLGQFASQGPVSVWKAIPALQGCGIAMLIISVLIAIYYNIILCYTLFYLFASFVPVLPWASCNNPWNTPDCKDKNKLLLDSCIIGDHPKIQIKNSTFCMSAYPNLTMVNFTREGNKTFVSGSEEYFKYFVLKISAGIEYPGEIRWPLALSLFLAWVIVYASLAKGIKSSGKVVYFTATFPYVVLIILLIRGVTLPGAGDGIWYFITPKWEKLIDAMVWKDAATQIFFSLSAAWGGLITLSSYNKFHNNCYRDTLIVTCTNSATSIFAGFVIFSVIGFMANELKVNIEAVADQGPGIAFVVYPEALTRLPLSPFWAIIFFLMLLTLGLDTMFATIETIVTSVSDEFPKYLRTHKALFTLGCCVSFFVMGFPMITQGGMYMLQLVDTYAASYSLVIIAIFELVGVSYIYGLQRFCEDIEMMIGFQPSKFWRVCWAFVTPTILTFILCFSFYQWEPMTYGAYHYPGWSMVLGWLMLACSVIWIPVMFVIKMHLAPGKFIERLKLVCSPQPDWGPFLAKHRGERYMNMIDPLGTSSLGLKLPVKDMELGTQC from the exons ATG GATTACGCCAGTCAAAGGGATATGAGCAAGCAGGTTGTGAACAATCCTGAACCCGTGGCTCGTGGACTCAATGAAGGTGCGGGAGTTGTAAGAATCAGCCCCGAAAATGAGCCGCAGAATGCCCCGCCGCAAACCCCCGCCGCGACGGCCAGGCTTCCCCGATCGCTCTCTAACGACAACAAAACACTTCCCTCCGAAGAAGCTAAACCAAACGATTTTGAGAGGACCAAAGTCGGGATCTGCAAGCTCAGCAGCACCCCAGTGCAAGCCAACTCCACGCTCCGGAGGGAATCTGTGGAAGCCTTTCCCTgcaagcacagccctggggtAGGGACCGCCGGGCAAGCTGCTATCCCTCACTGCAAAATTCCCGCTTTGCAGAGCACAGACGGGGACGCTAATCTAAGCCTTGGTAAGAGCACGCTGGAGCAAAACAGCACCAAGGGCGCCTGGGTGACCTTGAGCCAGAGCACCGTGGTACTGGGCACAGATGGCAACACTTCCGTCCTTCCTGGCAGAGTGGAGGGG GAAGACGATGTAGGGGATGAAAATAAAGCCCGAGGGAACTGGTCTAGCAAGCTGGATTTCATCCTCTCCATGGTGGGTTATGCAGTGGGGCTGGGCAATGTCTGGAGGTTCCCGTACCTGGCCTTTAAGAATGGGGGAG GTGCGTTTCTCATCCCCTATTTGATGATGTTGGCTCTAGCTGGGATCCCCATTTTCTTCCTGGAAGTCTCCCTGGGGCAGTTTGCTAGTCAGGGCCCCGTGTCGGTCTGGAAAGCCATCCCGGCCTTGCAAG GCTGCGGCATCGCCATGCTGATCATCTCGGTTCTAATAGCCATATATTACAATATTATCCTGTGCTATACACTTTTCTACCTTTTTGCGTCCTttgtacctgtgctgccctgggccTCCTGTAACAACCCGTGGAACACGCCAGACTGTAAAGATAAAAACAAACTTTTGCTAG atTCCTGCATTATTGGTGACCATCCAAAAATACAAATCAAGAACTCTACTTTCTGCATGAGTGCCTATCCAAACTTAACCATGGTTAACTTCACcagggaaggaaacaaaacatttgtCAGTGGAAGTGAAGAATATTTCAA GTACTTTGTATTGAAGATTTCAGCAGGAATTGAATATCCTGGTGAGATCAGATGGCCCTTGGCACTATCTCTTTTCCTAGCTTGGGTGATTGTATATGCCTCCCTTGCTAAAGGAATCAAGTCATCAGGAAAA GTGGTGTATTTTACAGCTACATTCCCCTATGTAGTTCTCATCATCCTTCTTATAAGAGGAGTAACTCTCCCTGGAGCTGGAGATGGAATCTGGTACTTCATCACACCAAAGTGGGAGAAGCTAATTGATGCTATG GTTTGGAAGGATGCTGCCACtcagattttcttctccttaTCTGCAGCATGGGGAGGTCTAATTACTCTCTCTTCTTACAACAAATTCCATAATAATTGCTACAG ggacACATTGATAGTCACATGTACCAACAGTGCCACAAGTATATTTGCAGGCTTTGTCATCTTCTCAGTTATTGGCTTCATGGCAAATGAACTCAAAGTGAATATTGAAGCTGTGGCAGACCAAG GTCCTGGAATTGCTTTTGTGGTTTACCCAGAAGCCTTAACGAggcttcctctctctcccttctggGCCATAATATTCTTTTTGATGCTTCTAACTCTTGGATTAGACACCATG TTTGCCACTATCGAGACTATTGTGACCTCTGTTTCAGATGAGTTCCCCAAGTACTTACGTACGCACAAGGCACTGTTCACTCTTGGGTGCTGCGTGTCCTTTTTCGTCATGGGATTTCCTATGATCACTCAG GGTGGAATGTATATGTTACAGCTTGTGGACACTTATGCAGCTTCTTACTCTCTTGTCATTATTGCCATCTTCGAGCTCGTTGGAGTTTCCTATATCTACG GATTGCAAAGATTTTGTGAAGACATAGAAATGATGATTGGATTCCAGCCAAGTAAATTCTGGAGAGTCTGTTGGGCATTTGTGACCCCGACTATTTTAACA TTCATCCTCTGCTTCAGCTTTTACCAGTGGGAGCCGATGACTTATGGAGCTTACCACTACCCCGGCTGGTCCATGGTGCTCGGGTGGCTGATGCTGGCCTGCTCAGTCATCTGGATCCCAGTTATGTTTGtgataaaaatgcatttagcCCCAGGCAAATTCATTGAG CGACTCAAGCTGGTGTGCTCCCCACAGCCTGACTGGGGTCCATTCTTGGCCAAGCACCGCGGTGAACGCTACATGAACATGATTGATCCACTGGGAACCTCCTCCCTGGGACTTAAACTGCCAGTGAAGGATATGGAACTGGGGACACAATGCTAA